The Nostoc cf. commune SO-36 genomic sequence ATTACCTTTATAAGATAGCACTTTGTTCACTCAATTGCAGCACTGTTATACAGCCATTAAATCAGCTTTTATTACCTAAGTCATGAAACGCAAATTTACCATCAAATCATTAATTTCTATTAAAAAAAATTCTCTTAATTTGTGGCAATCGTTACAAAAACTAACGGTTGGATTGTTCGTTGTCCTGGGTGTTTGGCTGATTTTTACTACTATAACCTTAGTTTTTGCTTCTTCGCAGCCAGTAGATGGCTTCTTTGTACTTGGTGGCAGTATTCGTCGAGAAATTCATGTTGCCCAACAAGCAAAACAATACCCACAAACCCCAATTTTAATTTCTCATGGTTCCCCAGATCCCTGTATTTGGTTAATTTTTCAGGCGGAATTAGCAAGTTTACAAAACGTCTGGTTAGAAAACTGCGCGAATTCTACCTTTGAAAATTTTTATTATGGTATTCCAATTTTGCGACGTTGGGGAGTGCATAAAGTCATGTTGATTACCTCGCCCAGTCATTTACCCAGAGCCTTATGGATGGCACGGATTCTTTTGGGCGCTCATGGTATTTGGGTTGAGCCAAAAACTGTTCAGGAATTGGGTGTTCCTGGTAATCAGGAATCTTGGCCTAAAACTGGATTAGATGTAACACGCAGCTTATTTTGGGCGATTTTAAGTCAAATTATTCAACCGCAATGCTCAAATGTGACAAGGCTTACTGAAGTAGATGTGCAAGCTTGGGAGAATCGAGGTTTTCATTGTGAACACCAAGGAGGGTTGAGGAATTGACACTCTCAGGTCTAAAGACACTGAGATTCTTGGATCTAAGACATAACTTGCTCATGCAGGCTTTCACCAAAATGAGTAGCGGTTTCATCTCCCCAAGCGTTGCTTGCATCAAGTGCAAAGGTTCCGGTATGCCCTACCGTACCCAATCCTCGACTAAGGATATTTCTAGCTGCGTTTTCATCCCTATCCATCACGCATCCACAACTACAAACGTGTGTTCTCGTTGATAGGGTTTTCTTGACAATTTCACCACAGCTAGAGCATTCCTGGCTACTGTATTGCGGATTAACCGCAACTGTTACGCGCTTGAATACTTTCCCGAAGTACTCAATCCATACACGGAACTGATACCAAGAAGCATCGTTAATAGACTTAGCAAGACAATGATTTTTCACCATGTTTTTAATCCTCAAATCTGTGCGCTAAGAGCGCCCCGCTTCGCTAACATAGGCTATCAAGTCGTTAGACTGAATTACGCACCGTGCTAATTTCACAGCATGGTCTTTACGTTGCCTACTTATTTTGAGGTGGCGATTACCTAAAATCTGTCTTGCCTTGCTAAGATTGTTTGAACCTTTTACTTTTCTCGAAACCCTACGTTGTGAACGCTTGAGAACTTTTTCACCAATACGAAGAAACTTAGGGTTTTCAACCATCATTCCATCAGAGTCGGTGTAGTATTCCTTCAGACCGACATCTAACCCTACTGTTTTACCAGTAGGTTCTATATTCTCAGAACGGTCTGCATCAATACAAAATTGAACATACACACCATCTGCACGTTTTACCAATCTTACCCGTTTAATTTGGTTAATTTGGTAGAAGTGCAAGTCACGAGTGCCTTTGAGTTTTAAACGACCAATACCTTTCTTGTCAGTAAAAGTTATTGATTTACGATTATCTGCAAGCTTCCATCCTGATGTTTTGTATTCAACCGAACGGCAATCTTTTTGAAACTGGGGAAATCCCTTTAAGCCTGGAAAATTAAGCAATATATTTGCATAGAAAAAGAGAATTAATGCAAAACTTCCCAATCTTGCAGCATTAAAATAGCATCTTTATACAAAGACAAATCCACTTGGTTAACTTCTATTCCCTCTCCGATTCCTTGTAGAAGAGTGATTGTCAATTTTCCTCCCAAGTGTTCACGGAACTCGGTAAGCCCCCGAAATATACAATGCGGATGGTCTAGTTGATCTAATTGTTCTGTTAATGCCGATACATACAAGCTAAAGCCTAATTTGTTAAGCGTACTTAAAACCCTTTGCCATTCTGATTGCAACAGTTGCCCTGTTAAATATGAATAGGTGGTATCTAAAGCAATGCCGATCGCTACAGCTTCACCGTGACGTAAACTGTAATTAGTTAATTGCTCTAGTTTGTGAGCAGCCCAGTGTCCAAAATCCAAATGGGCGCGATGAACCCATTTCAAAAGGGTCGCCGCTACCAGCAATATGCTCTAAGTGCAACTGCGAACAGCGATAGATTAGCCGTTCCATTATGCCCATATCTCGATTAGCCAATTTATCGGCATTAGTCATAATAAAATCGAAGAAATCTGCATCTTTAATCAGCGCTACTTTCACAGCTTCTGCAATACCCGATCGCCAATCTCGATCATTAAGGCTAGTAAGAAAATCAAAATCATTCAAGACCGCATAAGGTGGCATGAATGTACCCAAAAAGTTTTTCTTTCCGAAGGCATTGATTCCGTTCTTTACCCCTACACCCGAATCATTTTGCCCTAATACTGTTGTCGGTACTCGTAGTAGCCGAATTCCTCGGTGAGCCGTTGTTGCTGCGTATCCTGCCATATCTAAGACGGCTCCACCTCCAATTGCTAAGACGTAGGAGTGACGGCACAATCCAGCTATATTAATCTGCTGATGAATTTGTTCTATAAATCTAGAATCGTTCTTGACTGCTTCTCCACCCGGAACTACTATTGGCTCACCGCTAAATGTTAGTATATCTTCATAACGCTGGGCATAGGCTGATAATTTTTTTAGCAACCCATCCTGATACTGTAAAAATCCTTCATCTACCACTACTAGCACTTGCTTTGGTGTTGTTTCTCCATCTGCGGCAATCATTTGTGCAAGTAATGGATTATCTAACTGAAATAGACCTTTAGTAAAGTGAACATCATAATTGAAGGTTACGCGGACACATTGGTTAATTGGTTGCAGATTAAGAGCGGTTTTTTGTTGAATAGCCATTTGATTATTGTTATTTAAGTAAGTGTAAATAGATAGATTGCTGCAATTACAATTTACAGCAAAATAAATATAATAGAACCATTTATCATTTCAATATTAAAATGATTTACTAGTCAAATATAGCTATTAAAGCAATCATAAATTTGACGTGTCTTCACCTATTAGATCAAGTTAAAAGCAACATTGATTTACCACTTTTATTGATGCTTAACCTTTATATCTTAAGGTTGTTAATGGATATTATTATATAAAGATTCTAAATTTTTTCCGTAAGATAATTGTAGAATTTACCTAACCAAAATGGTATCTTTACAATATCTTATTGAAAGTCAGGAGATTTCTATAGATTCAGTGAAGTTAGGATCTAAGTAGTATATTATTTAACTGCTTCAAACCCAAAGTATCAAGTTTAGTGGTAGATTTTATACTTGGTTGTCACAAAGAAGTTGGGCAACTTCTCCTGAATTTATCATGAGTAAAGTAAACAAGTTACTGCATCACTGGCTGTTAAAGTCTGTTTCAGACAAAGCTTTTGCTTGGCTGGAACAGAAGCAGACACAGATTGCTAGCGGCGCTCCTGAACGAGTGTTTTTTACAGCTTTTAGTGCTGTACCGCGTTATCTAGGTAAAGAGGATTTACAGCTGACATTTCAGGACTTGGAAGCAGCACAGGATGTGATTCCTGGCTGGTATCCTGGTCATTGGAGTGTCGATCAAGCAGGTCGCACACTCTTGCTTTTAGCTTTGCCCCACGATGATACTGAGGGTTATGTGCGATCGCTCGATCAAGTCTTCTCCACTGCCGATATGGGGGAGTTAGTTGCCCTTTATCAAAGTTTGCCGTTACTACCACATCCAGAGTTACATCGTCATCGTACTGCTGAGGGAATTCGCAGCAATATGAGTAATGTATTCCAAGCAATAGCATTACGTAATCCTTACCCAGCGAATTATTTAGATAATGCTGCTTGGAATCAGATGGTGCTGAAGGCTGTGTTTGTCGGCAGTCCATTGCATCTAATTTGGGGTTTAGATCAACGTGCTAACCCAGAATTGGCGAGGATGTTGGCAGACTATGCCCATGAACGCTGGGCAGCGAAACGTTCAGTTACGCCAGAACTTTGGCGACCTGTAGGGCGGTTTGCCGATGGCACAATCATCACAGATTTGGAAAAGGTACTGGCTGATGGGGATATAGACGAGCAAAAAGCAGCAGCGTTAGCTTGTGCCGAGTCACCTTTACCTCAAGCGCAAGAATTACTATCCCGTTACCCAGATTTACAGTCATCCATTCAACAAGGTAATCTGACTTGGAGCAGTTTTAGCCGCGAACGCTTTTCAGTTTACAAATGAAAAGGAGTGAAGAAGGGAATAGGTTACAGGTTACAGGGTACAAATTATTTCTTATCACCTGTCACCTGTCACCTTTCCCCTATCACCTGTCACCTGTCACCTTTCCCCTAATCCCAATGCCCAATCATTAAAACCATGATGTTTATAGATCCTCACATTCACATGTGTTCGCGTACTACTTACGATTACTTAGTAATGCGGGAATATGGTATTGTCGCCGTCATTGAACCAGCCTTTTGGTTAGGACAACCCCGAACCAATGCTGGCTCATTTAAAGACTACTTCAGTAGTCTTGTAGGCTGGGAACGGTTTCGTGCTAGTCAGTTTGGCATCCAACACTACTGCACAATCGGCCTAAATCCGAAAGAAGCTAATAATGAGGCACTAGCAACTGAAGTGATGGAACTCCTACCACTTTATGCCTGTAAAGAAGGAGTTGTTGCCATTGGCGAAATTGGCTATGACGATATGACAGAAGCAGAAGATAAGTACTTTTGTCAACAGTTAGAATTAGCCAAAGAACTCGATATGTTAGTACTAATTCATACTCCCCACCGCAATAAAAAGACGGGTGCTAGCCGGAGTATGGATCGCTGTATTGAATATGGCTTAGATCCCTCACAAGTAGTTATTGATCATAACAACGAAGAAACCGTTGAAGAAGTATTAGGACGCGGTTTTTGGGCAGCTTTTACAATTTACCCACAAACGAAAATGGGTAACGCCAGGATGGTAGAAGTTGTCCGCAAATATGGAAGCGATCGCATCATCGTAGATAGTAGCGCTGATTGGGGTATTAGCGATCCTTTGGCAGTACCAAAAACGGCTCAATTGATGTTAGATAGGGGCATTCCTGAAGAACATATCCGAGCAGTTTGTTATGAAAATGCCCTAGCTGCTTACAGTCAAACTGGGCAGATGCAAGCATCAGATTGGCTCAATCCCCAATCTGTTGATCAGCGTCAGTTGTTTAATGGCAATTCTGTGTTGCGCGGACAAGAACCAGGAATCAAATCAGTTTCAGATTATGTGTTGATTGAATAGAAAATTGGCGAGAGACGCGATTAATCGCGTCTGTACTGATCTTGCTGTGAGGGTAGCCGAACGGGTGTGAGGAAGAAAAATTGCATAAATATCTGATTCATTTTAATATGCGGTTTATTTTGATAAATTACTAGATAGCGAGGCAGATTAAGTGAATGTTGCAAGCTTAAATTTTCAAAGCTGGCGGGGTTATCTAGAATTGATGCGTCCTGCTAATATTGTTACTGCTTGGGCGGATATTCTTGTTGGTTTTGCTGCTTCTGGCTCTGGGATTATTTTTACCAAATTAATCAATGAAGAAGCAAGTTTTGTCATACTAATTCCATTAGCTTGGTTATTATTGGCTACAACTGGTTTATACGGCGGCGGTATAGTTTTTAACGATGTTTTTGATGCGGAATTAGATGCCAAAGAACGACCAAATAGAGCAATTCCTAGTGGTCGCGTGTCTATTCAAAATGCTGCTTTATTAGGAAGTATACTGTTTGCGTTCGGGATTATAGCTGCTTTTCAAGTATCATTGGTGAGTGGTGCGATCGCTATATTTATCACTCTTTCATCCCTATTATATGACTCACTCGCTAAACATCATCCTTTTTTCGGCCCTTTAAATATGGGTTTGTGTCGTGGCAGTAACTTATTATTAGGCGTGAGTGCTGTACCCACAATAATCGGAGAACG encodes the following:
- a CDS encoding EboA family metabolite traffic protein; this encodes MSKVNKLLHHWLLKSVSDKAFAWLEQKQTQIASGAPERVFFTAFSAVPRYLGKEDLQLTFQDLEAAQDVIPGWYPGHWSVDQAGRTLLLLALPHDDTEGYVRSLDQVFSTADMGELVALYQSLPLLPHPELHRHRTAEGIRSNMSNVFQAIALRNPYPANYLDNAAWNQMVLKAVFVGSPLHLIWGLDQRANPELARMLADYAHERWAAKRSVTPELWRPVGRFADGTIITDLEKVLADGDIDEQKAAALACAESPLPQAQELLSRYPDLQSSIQQGNLTWSSFSRERFSVYK
- a CDS encoding TatD family hydrolase, with amino-acid sequence MMFIDPHIHMCSRTTYDYLVMREYGIVAVIEPAFWLGQPRTNAGSFKDYFSSLVGWERFRASQFGIQHYCTIGLNPKEANNEALATEVMELLPLYACKEGVVAIGEIGYDDMTEAEDKYFCQQLELAKELDMLVLIHTPHRNKKTGASRSMDRCIEYGLDPSQVVIDHNNEETVEEVLGRGFWAAFTIYPQTKMGNARMVEVVRKYGSDRIIVDSSADWGISDPLAVPKTAQLMLDRGIPEEHIRAVCYENALAAYSQTGQMQASDWLNPQSVDQRQLFNGNSVLRGQEPGIKSVSDYVLIE
- the eboC gene encoding UbiA-like protein EboC (EboC, a homolog the polyprenyltransferase UbiA, belongs to system of proteins involved in the trafficking of precursor metabolites to an extracytoplasmic compartment so that the biosynthesis of certain natural products, such as scytonemin, can be completed.) codes for the protein MNVASLNFQSWRGYLELMRPANIVTAWADILVGFAASGSGIIFTKLINEEASFVILIPLAWLLLATTGLYGGGIVFNDVFDAELDAKERPNRAIPSGRVSIQNAALLGSILFAFGIIAAFQVSLVSGAIAIFITLSSLLYDSLAKHHPFFGPLNMGLCRGSNLLLGVSAVPTIIGERWYLALIPVLYIAAITAISQGEVHGGKKITGVLALLLIAIVLTAVLALGLLEDYTAIAALPFAVVLAIRVLPNFIKSAREPVAENIRNAVKIGVLSLIVLDATIASGFAGSSYGLLVLILLPFSIKLAKIFAVT
- a CDS encoding YdcF family protein, translated to MKRKFTIKSLISIKKNSLNLWQSLQKLTVGLFVVLGVWLIFTTITLVFASSQPVDGFFVLGGSIRREIHVAQQAKQYPQTPILISHGSPDPCIWLIFQAELASLQNVWLENCANSTFENFYYGIPILRRWGVHKVMLITSPSHLPRALWMARILLGAHGIWVEPKTVQELGVPGNQESWPKTGLDVTRSLFWAILSQIIQPQCSNVTRLTEVDVQAWENRGFHCEHQGGLRN